The sequence GTCGGCTGGGAGACCGGCGCCTGGCAGGGCGAAGGCCCGGAGTACATCACCTGGAACAACAACGGCGCCCCGATCGGCGGCGTGATGCAGCTGCCGGCCGAGGCCCTCGCCGACGAAGCCCCGGCCCACTGGATGCCCTACCTGTCGACGCCGGACGTGGACGCGACGGTGGCGCAGGCGGAGCGGCTGGGAGGCGGCACGATCCACCGCATGGAGATCCCCGAAGTCGGCCACATCGCGGTCCTCAGGGATCCCGGCGGCGCGGTGTTCACGGCCTACCAGCCTTCCGGCGACACACCAGGACACGACGGAGAGCCCGCCATGGGAGAGTTCTCCTGGCACGAGCTGATCGCCGGCGACCTCGATGCGGCGTGGTCCTTCTACGCCGACTTGTTCGGGTGGGAGAAG comes from Candidatus Palauibacter australiensis and encodes:
- a CDS encoding VOC family protein, which codes for MSETPLGRFCWYELLTTDLEGAQDFYRRIVGWETGAWQGEGPEYITWNNNGAPIGGVMQLPAEALADEAPAHWMPYLSTPDVDATVAQAERLGGGTIHRMEIPEVGHIAVLRDPGGAVFTAYQPSGDTPGHDGEPAMGEFSWHELIAGDLDAAWSFYADLFGWEKTTQMDMGEAGIYQMYGRDGKELGGMMNRSDDMPPPCWGLYILVSDVHAAAELVKELGGSVVVGPMEVPGGEFILQGIDPQGAAFALHSR